The following coding sequences are from one Pseudoalteromonas rubra window:
- a CDS encoding AsmA family protein: MKRVLKLVGALILVLVIAVVVAPMLIPTSTIIAQLEQQVEANTGRKLDIAGDSELSILPRLNIILNDVRFENMPGGSQPHMLTMDQLAVHIPWLSLLSGEFQLEQFVIRNPKILLEKNAAGQANWVMALGKGTASDAPAEQAPSASGPVALPKGFDIALGEVAIYGGELIYADATSGVRHAVSDLALTITLPSLYKALELNGKVAFQGETFALNMTVDTPAKAIESKDFSFSQALESRLVNMTFDGQITEQGKVFGGALTVSGESVKDIAQWQKVDLKAKPQAFNQFEVAGEMRFSNDVFALQSLKAKLDKLDIQGRSEITLGNRLSVNADVDLGMLDLNPYLPEPVEAPEQPTSAPGEPQPIVWDDSEIDLSALNMLDANVVIRSSGLRAREIKLGANQFSVALNRGKAKLSMDKFAAYEGQGKGVVHVNAASEPYQVTTNFALKGINAEPLLTDAIGFDKVLGKGSLNWDLETRGVSQKQFVSALAGELAFEFKDGGVKGANLAEMVRKGKEMLKGNFSSVSEGVNADFDPDQKTDFSALTGSFQFLNGVGRNRDLNLASPLIRITGEGEVDLPKTYVNYRVVTGIVDTIEGQQSQDDSTGFKIPVRIKGPFHQVETKLDLSGAAKDKAKDAVKEKLKDKLKGFFGG; the protein is encoded by the coding sequence ATGAAACGCGTGCTCAAATTGGTCGGCGCACTGATACTTGTGTTAGTGATTGCCGTTGTGGTCGCCCCTATGCTGATCCCGACCTCGACCATTATTGCGCAGCTGGAGCAACAGGTCGAAGCAAATACCGGGCGTAAGCTCGACATTGCAGGCGACAGTGAGCTCAGTATTCTGCCGCGCCTGAATATTATCCTCAACGATGTTCGCTTTGAGAACATGCCAGGGGGCAGTCAGCCACATATGCTGACGATGGACCAGCTGGCTGTGCATATCCCCTGGCTTTCCCTGCTGTCAGGGGAGTTCCAGTTAGAGCAGTTTGTGATCCGCAACCCAAAAATTCTGCTTGAAAAGAACGCTGCGGGTCAGGCCAACTGGGTCATGGCGTTAGGTAAGGGAACTGCATCAGATGCGCCAGCAGAGCAGGCTCCGAGCGCGTCGGGTCCAGTGGCACTGCCAAAAGGGTTTGATATTGCGTTGGGTGAAGTTGCTATTTATGGGGGTGAGCTGATTTACGCAGATGCCACTTCAGGTGTGCGGCACGCAGTCTCAGACCTGGCACTGACGATTACACTCCCCTCGTTGTATAAGGCGCTGGAGTTAAATGGCAAGGTGGCTTTTCAGGGAGAAACGTTTGCGCTCAATATGACCGTCGATACACCAGCGAAAGCCATAGAAAGTAAGGATTTTAGCTTTTCTCAAGCGTTGGAATCGCGTCTGGTGAACATGACCTTCGATGGCCAGATCACTGAGCAGGGTAAGGTGTTCGGTGGGGCACTGACAGTATCAGGCGAATCAGTGAAAGACATTGCCCAGTGGCAAAAGGTTGACCTGAAAGCGAAACCCCAAGCGTTTAATCAGTTTGAAGTGGCCGGAGAAATGCGTTTTTCCAATGACGTATTTGCACTGCAGTCTTTAAAAGCCAAACTGGACAAGCTGGATATTCAGGGGCGCAGTGAGATCACATTAGGTAACCGCCTGAGTGTGAATGCGGATGTGGATTTAGGGATGCTGGACCTCAATCCGTATTTACCGGAGCCGGTCGAGGCGCCTGAGCAGCCCACAAGTGCCCCGGGTGAACCGCAGCCTATTGTCTGGGATGACAGTGAAATTGATTTGTCGGCGTTGAATATGCTGGATGCCAATGTCGTGATCCGTTCCAGCGGTTTACGTGCCAGAGAAATTAAACTGGGCGCCAATCAGTTCTCAGTGGCGCTCAACAGAGGCAAAGCTAAATTGTCGATGGATAAGTTCGCAGCCTATGAAGGGCAAGGCAAAGGGGTTGTGCATGTGAATGCCGCGTCTGAACCTTACCAGGTGACCACCAATTTTGCCCTGAAAGGCATTAATGCCGAGCCGCTTTTGACCGATGCAATAGGATTTGACAAGGTATTGGGTAAGGGGAGTCTGAACTGGGACCTCGAGACCCGAGGTGTCAGTCAGAAGCAGTTTGTTTCGGCACTGGCTGGCGAACTGGCGTTTGAGTTTAAAGATGGGGGTGTCAAAGGGGCAAACCTGGCGGAGATGGTGCGCAAAGGAAAAGAAATGCTCAAAGGGAATTTCTCGTCGGTTTCTGAGGGGGTGAACGCCGATTTTGACCCGGATCAGAAAACAGATTTCTCTGCGCTGACCGGAAGCTTTCAGTTCCTTAACGGGGTTGGTCGTAACCGCGACCTGAATCTGGCAAGTCCGTTAATCCGTATCACCGGAGAAGGAGAAGTCGATTTGCCCAAAACATACGTTAACTATCGGGTCGTGACCGGCATTGTAGATACCATTGAAGGTCAGCAGAGCCAGGATGACAGCACGGGCTTTAAAATCCCGGTCAGAATTAAGGGGCCATTTCATCAAGTGGAAACTAAGCTGGATTTAAGTGGTGCGGCCAAAGACAAAGCCAAAGATGCAGTGAAAGAGAAGCTCAAAGATAAGCTAAAGGGCTTTTTTGGCGGATAG
- a CDS encoding polysaccharide deacetylase family protein: MIIKRQLLILLCGMLSLACAQADTPSATEQPHMTTFQYPHGARNAVSLTFDDARESQLDAGIPILEQHGIKATFYVMPEPVGARLKDWRKVVKMGHELGNHTLSHLCTGNFDWLRAQNKGLEQVNLAWLEQDILTTNQYLKTQLGVEPKSFAYPCGNTFVGRGALVKSYVPLIARHFETGRTWLDETANNPAYTDFAQLTGIKMDGLTFEELKATLEGLREDNKWIILAGHEVGKKGLYSVDARVLSQLIQYLNTPENGYWVDTVEQVASYIKMHRKEPE; this comes from the coding sequence ATGATAATTAAGCGACAACTTCTTATTCTGCTATGCGGCATGCTGAGCCTTGCGTGCGCCCAGGCAGACACACCCAGTGCGACCGAGCAACCGCATATGACGACTTTCCAATACCCGCACGGCGCACGTAATGCGGTTAGTCTGACCTTTGATGATGCCAGAGAGAGTCAACTCGACGCGGGTATCCCCATTCTTGAACAACACGGGATCAAAGCGACTTTTTACGTGATGCCAGAACCAGTAGGGGCACGCCTTAAGGACTGGCGTAAGGTGGTGAAAATGGGTCATGAGCTGGGCAATCACACGTTGTCTCATTTGTGCACCGGTAACTTCGACTGGCTGAGAGCACAGAATAAGGGGCTGGAGCAGGTTAATCTTGCCTGGTTGGAGCAGGACATTCTGACCACCAATCAGTATCTGAAAACCCAACTGGGTGTTGAGCCTAAGAGCTTTGCCTATCCATGTGGCAATACCTTTGTTGGCCGGGGCGCACTGGTAAAAAGTTACGTCCCGTTGATTGCCCGGCATTTTGAGACTGGCCGCACCTGGCTGGATGAAACCGCAAACAATCCGGCTTATACCGATTTCGCTCAGCTCACCGGCATAAAAATGGACGGATTGACCTTTGAGGAGCTAAAAGCAACCCTCGAAGGGCTGCGGGAAGACAACAAATGGATCATCCTGGCAGGGCACGAGGTGGGCAAAAAAGGCCTTTACAGTGTCGATGCCAGGGTGCTGTCACAATTAATTCAATATTTAAATACGCCTGAAAACGGTTACTGGGTGGATACCGTCGAACAAGTCGCCAGTTACATAAAAATGCACCGTAAGGAACCCGAGTAG